ATCAAAATCGAGATCTTCGAATTAAATAAGCATTCACAATCTAAAAAACTAAAGATAAAATCCACCTtcatcttatattttttaaagtGGAAAATCTGTTAGGGAGAAGTTAAAAAAAtctgaaataaatttatattggCTAATGAAAAAGGAATGGTTGAAAAGGGGGAAAAGTTTTGAGATTAcattttcaaaatatattttgATAAGGTATAATGAGAAAATAAGTAATGATTCATTAATACTTTTGATAACAAATGCAACTTCAGTTTGACTTAAAATTGTACTTGTCCTTTACACAACATCAAAATATCACAAAAAGATATCGTGCATAACTGTCCATCATTACACTAAAAttcaaaagcatatgaaatagtaGGGAATGGTACAAAagccaaaggaagaagaaaaaaacaccaAACCCTTCACCACAATACTTCACGAAGTTGTTCATGTCATCAACCTCCACTTGTTGatgattcatgagaacaaccaCTGTCACCCAGATTCACTTCAACATGTACAAGTTTCTTGTGGTACCCCCTTTGGCATCCAGAAGCTGCACATGTCAGAGCAGCGGCTCCGTGTTCTCCGCTAGCCATAAATTCTTGACATCCATCAAATATAGGTGGTCCATGATCGACAGCGTGATTCTTCAGACACACCAAATCTTGAACAGTTGTCTTGCTCACAGTTGTGGGTTCCTGCCGTCTAGTCTCTACCACTTTATTCTTCCTCATAGTGTGGTtcccttaaaaaaaattaattcaaatctTGCAAAGATGACTAAActttatttagtatttacatAATAATAACCAGAAAACAAAGAGTGACAGAAATAAgaaatagagagagaaagagagagtagAGTACTTGTGTGATTAATGTGATGTTGATGAGAACTTATCCAaggatgtatatatatatagggggtTTTggttttctataaaaaaattgaacttttcTGCGTGTGAAGTCAGATTAATTCAACTTTACACTTTCCACTCAACGCCTAGCTAAGATTTTGTCGTTATCAACTTTTATATTGGAATTGAAACTCTCAAACATATCTTTTtcaaaatagataaaaaaaaaaaaaacttgtatcCTTTGACATAACTAGTGGAGGGCTTCCTTAGCAAAAACAATTTGACAGAGTTATCAAGGAACCGTGACCAGCTAAGCCTGAAGTTCAATCTTAACAAGCTTGAGAGTAAAGACATTTTTGTGGCCCACAAGCTTGAGAGTAAAGACATTTTTGTAGGGGAATCCACGAATATGACTTCAGTTACGATTGTCCATAGCTATAATGTGAGCCCCTTCCATATGTgatgagaaaaataaataaatgtttaTATTATAGATTggcaattttcaattttattttcttaaatattttgaaattgatAGAATTTCTAAAATTacttatttgattttgaatatttttacataatatttaatttctttctcttttgaaacatatttaatattaaaagtttaaataatttaaagtaATCCTTGGCACCATTTTTTGGTCAACTCATGACCTTTATTTCAAACAGCCCATTATCCTAAACAAACATTGGGCCCTAGCTGGCCAGCTCTCGATGGAGGTTTTCGGCTCAGGTTAGTTCTGGATTTTGGAGTGGATCTTAACTTCTGATGtactctgtttttttctttctatccaATTCAACAACTTCTTCTCTGTCTACTTGTAATTTCAGAATAAAAGGCTAAAGAAAAGGGTTCATGGCTGAGGTAAAGAGTAAGTGTTTTCAATTTTACTTTGTAATGTAAACATTGTAGCTCTCTTGAATTCATGATTTGGTGAACATTTTTCAATAAGTAGTGAAGCTTTGTTCTTATTTTGGCTTCCTAGTTGATGTATGCTTTCTTTGGTCTTCTCTTAAAAGATTAAGATAGTTCAAACAGAAACTTGAATTGGCTATATCACTCGCACATGAAATAAATGGAGCATTGAATAGGAAAATGATGATATTAGAGTGTATTAGCTTAGCAAACTGGTCAAACAAGAAGGGTATTAGTTTGAAGAAGTTTGAGTTTGAATCTTTGAACCTTTATGATTTCACACTCCCTGAACTTGTCATCTCTTCACTGCTTGTGTGCTTTCCCTATGTACATGATTCCCTGGTTTGAAGTgtcttttcctttattttttggtcaatggTAAAATGATTTGACATTAAACCTGTGTAGGTGTTAAAAGAGCTTTGTGGCTCCAAACTATACATGGATGCTTAGCCAGAAGGCTATAATCAGTCATTGTCAACAAGAGCAAAGCTATTAAAAATAAGCGAAGTTACAATTGCTTGCTAGTTGCCACTAGTGAGAGCTCTGATTCTAATTGGATTTGCTAAGTGTCTTTTCCTTTTGATAGCCTAGCTATTTTAATTTTCCACTCATTGGGCTCCATCAAGGTTCGGGTCCAATTCCACCAACACATAGATCACATACATCTTGGGCCCTCTCGTTGACCTAGCAAATCCAAGAGTGGTAGATCTATGTAAGTTTCTATTATTTTTCGCTTCTTGGTGTTCTTCTTCAACGCTCAGCCCTAAAAAGATTCTTTTATTCTCTTAGACTTTCTAGTGTTGTCTTCAATAAAGTCGTCATCTATCACAATTAGGGTCGCACTAGGACGATGCATTAAAAACTAATAAGTCTCCAACAGAATTATCATTTGTCGCAACTTTCGTGCCGGAACGACGCATTAAGAACTAATAAGTATAAGAAGAGTTGCCACTAATATTTTACAGTGAAAAAACATCAATAAACCCCCCAAGAGAAACAAATGGGCCTACAAAATTAAAGCTCATGTTCAGGAATTCATTACCCGTGGGGAAGGTGCATAACACCTCACAGCGTCCATCATAAGACAGTACCTAAATTTAATTATGCGAGATTCTTCCTTAAGAATTAAAGGGATGTGCACCGTCAGTCTAAACAGATTTTACAAAGACAATCAATTGAATTCCTCCATATCGTaaaatatatcttttttttaattaaaatttaaaatcaaagTTATTATTCTCCTCTGtggcatgttgtgattgattgtcagtgtaaaacaattttacactgacagtgcgtACCCATTAAACTCTTCTTTTAATCACTGTTTTTACAGCGACAAAATTATAAACTCACCCAATGTAATTTAAGGCTATAATTGTAAACTCTTACGAAAGAGTATAACTGCCGAGGCCAAACACGCAAGGGACTAGTGTTGTTATACAAATAAAACTCAACTCCACTCTTCATATTTATAATAACTAGTGttctttttacccgtgcgttgcacgagaaatatgtttattgtatttgatacatcgatcatattttaaattataaaaaaaattaagatactaaaaatgtaagaaaaatcttaataaagcagatgataaacacatattaatcatggaaaaaaaagaatgtgtctattgtatttgatacatcgatcatattttaaattataaaaaatttaacatactaagaatgtaagaacaattataataaagcagatgataaacacaaattaatcatgggaaaaaaagaatgtgatagtagcacaaattagggttgtgaaagataaatcataaaatatgacatcattttgtttatttgaagtCATAAAATAGCATTATATTAGATTTTGTACAAAATTTacgaaccttaaaccgacaaaaataattttgcatagatttcaaattagccaacatagatttgttttggcaaTAACTTTTaggtgcagaaatttctcctctccatttataactgaatgcattcagttggtatcccatttgattttattagaaatttaacataatatcaatcaattagtttagaatataatgattgtttaaaaaaatataatgatactttttatataaaataaaatctcacgttacatatacataaagaaatctctaaagttgaaaaaaagattttaatattttatgaaaaattttctcatatttaaaatttttaaattagccaacatagatttgttttggtaataaatttttggtgcagaaatttctcctctccaattataactgaatgcattcggttggtatctcatttgattttatttgtaatttaacacaatatcaatcaattagtttagagtataatgattgtttaaaaaaaatataatgatactttttatataaaacaatatgtcacgttacatatgcataaaaaaatctctaaagttaaaaagaagattttaaaattttcagtgtaACACATGTCAAAATAGGAGAAGGATTTACTTATACATAGGTGGCAACACCTTGAAACATCATTACAACAAACATTGCTCTTTGCATGCTCTTTTTTGCCACTATTTATCAAGAAGTGTGGTCCTTTAGAGGTGTATAGTAGCCACCAACTGTATTTAGAATAACACATTTTATACTATTCTTGGTGTAGAACTCATGCTCCATTTCTTGCAAATCCATCACATATCATCAATCATCGTCATGCTTCTTTGGTAGTGGGGAGCATCAATGTCTTTCTTTTACTCTACAACATTGGGAATGATCTTAAATTGTGCAAGATGATGCATctgttatagaaaaaaaatacaaaaccaaattgcaaaccaagcaagagcttacattgcacatgtgagatggacaaaacagattgagaggaacaatgaaataatgtttaggtagtggaaaacaattgaattaccaaaaaaaaggtGAGCAGCAGACATGCAAGTCCATAAAACCCGGATAAGAGTTAATAATCTTTTTATACTAAGCAATCAGAATGTGTGAAGGCTATAATAAATTTCTTCCCTTACCTAAAATTGGGATGAGAAGTGATGTCCATAGAGCTCAGCAAAGTCTCTATCCTCATTATATGAACCAAGAACTGTTCATTCTGCCACCAATCTTATATCCTAACCCCATTCCACATCACATCAAGAATTGCAGTAAAAAAATGGAGACGAAAAGTATAATGAACCACATGCTGGAAAAgttacttatttgatcagattaATAATTCTAAGATCCAAAATCAACACAAATCAGTAGTTATAAATTTATCAGCATGAAATGAGATAGCAAGAGCAAAGGCCATAAATTGGTGaatgaaaataaggaaattttatATGATTCATTCTCCTTATCCACATTCCTTTTCCATTCAGCTCATTAACTGGGTTAAGGCTTGCTTCCCACTAAAATCAAATAGAATCAGACCTTTAGTTAAgcaaatttagaattttaacccatgtactaattgaaaaaaagcttccactattgagatagtaaagcaaaataaaagagactatagctatgtctaaaagcaatttacaattgacaacaaaaaaaagctattaattaataagaaaaatagtAAAATCTGGAATTGAAAGCAATCATATGAATAAGTATCTTACCTAAATCTCATTTCTTTAACTGGGATCCTGGGTCAAATTTGTTGGACGTCCCTTCTTCTGAAAGAGTTTCTCTGCCTTCATGATGCTGACATTGTAGATGAAGTTTTGACAGCCAAAACTGGAAGACAATGATGCAATTAAATAAACTTGCAATGGGAAGGATAAAAGCATGTAAGTCTGCTATCAATTGGTCGATTAAGAACATTCAGAATAAAGGTTGCATAAGAGAAAGCATCACAACATTAGCTTATTTAAGAGATATGGAAGCATTACAGAGACCACCAACAAATACTAAagcatatatgaaattaaacaaaacaatcacaaaatagggaacaatgaacaaattaagagaaaattaaaggaCATGGCTTTTAGGAACTGAATCAACACTACCAAATATAGTGCTCACTAATTAGGTCAATCaaattcaacaacaaaaaaaccttTAGGAAGCGAAGCATaaacatttatgtcaaacacttacacaattatcaacacCACATTAAGCAAGTTACATACTCGAGtaatcttcctcatttttcctccatgtcaACCGGTTTACAGTAGAGACATGTAGGggaggagatgactgatgcagtattagtaaggagcaatttaggtaaatcttagataattaaggcaaatcttttaagattttaatattttatgaaaaaatttctaaaattaaatttaaaaaattggtttcaagatttgttatggaaatcctaattaaatctaaaatttaaaaaggtactaaataaatatagataaaaactatcaaaatctagcaaatcacaacaaaaactcataaaatcttgaattaattaaaaatccgaaaattcaatataaataccataaaaattaattaatactctaaaaataaatcaaaaataaattaagataaaatcaagaaataaacaacctaaattctaatcaaatctaaaatttataaatgtatttttttatgcaaaTTAACCTGAAAAttacacgtggaatttttttctgagaattaacgtgaaaaTGACatgtcactaagaattaacgtgagaatgacacgtcactaaatctgcctgatagaagttcttcttttctaatatactagtgttttttacccgcgcgttgcacgggaaatatgtctattgtatttgatacatcaattaataccttgattattaaaaatatattaaacaacgaatgaaatataagagtcagaattgatgagtaaaatGGACATAaggacttctcttctaagcccgattgataCCAACGGGAACTCGTTTCACAGTCtccgtaaatatgaagacgaaaacacaaatcatagatataagaaattaccaacatattaatctttaaaaaaaatgaatgtgatagtagcacaaatcaggattgtgtaagataaatcataaagtataacattattgtgtttattccaactaagtagggatgaaaatgggtaggtactatagtaccatctccatacc
This is a stretch of genomic DNA from Lotus japonicus ecotype B-129 chromosome 1, LjGifu_v1.2. It encodes these proteins:
- the LOC130715460 gene encoding mini zinc finger protein 3-like, whose translation is MRKNKVVETRRQEPTTVSKTTVQDLVCLKNHAVDHGPPIFDGCQEFMASGEHGAAALTCAASGCQRGYHKKLVHVEVNLGDSGCSHESSTSGG